From a region of the Georgenia yuyongxinii genome:
- a CDS encoding MFS transporter, with translation MSQATPTTTPRRELPRALRPFGVAQYRVLVGALTLSLLGTGMWLVAVVWQVIELGGGPVELSQVATGAATGAVAAVLFGGVLADRVSHRWILMGVEATKAALIGVAAWLSLTGSLELWHMVVLAVVVGATDGFFYPAYTAMLPTILPPEQLLAANGVEGMMRPALMQAAGPALASAAIAAASPGLALALVAGSQVIAVVGLSQLRVARVHREVDAVGTHPLRAMVGDLREGVAYMVRTPWLLGTLLFACGWVLLMMGPIDVLLPFAVRDHAGGGPGDFALVLAGFGVGSAIGSLAVASWRLPRRYLTVLVASWSIGSVPLVAVGLTNQLWVMVAAVFVVGVTSGMGNVIWGTLLQRRVPPAMLGRVSSLDFFVSLLLMPVSMALAGPVGEAIGLRPVFMVASLVPVLFGVAVWVFARMAKDEVAHPLEATVPDAEHALAG, from the coding sequence ATGTCGCAGGCCACGCCGACGACCACGCCCCGCCGGGAGCTCCCCCGCGCGCTGCGGCCGTTCGGCGTCGCCCAGTACCGCGTCCTCGTCGGCGCCCTCACCCTGTCCCTGCTCGGGACCGGGATGTGGCTCGTCGCCGTCGTCTGGCAGGTCATCGAGCTTGGGGGCGGCCCCGTCGAGCTGTCCCAGGTGGCCACCGGTGCCGCGACCGGTGCCGTGGCGGCGGTCCTGTTCGGCGGCGTGCTCGCGGACCGGGTCTCCCACCGCTGGATTCTCATGGGCGTCGAGGCCACCAAGGCCGCGCTTATCGGGGTCGCGGCGTGGCTCTCCCTGACCGGCTCGCTCGAGCTGTGGCACATGGTGGTGCTCGCCGTCGTCGTCGGCGCGACGGACGGGTTCTTCTACCCGGCCTACACCGCGATGCTGCCCACGATCCTGCCGCCCGAGCAGCTGCTCGCCGCCAACGGGGTCGAGGGCATGATGCGCCCGGCGCTCATGCAGGCAGCCGGGCCGGCGCTGGCCAGCGCGGCGATCGCCGCCGCCTCGCCGGGCCTCGCCCTAGCCCTGGTCGCAGGCTCGCAGGTGATCGCCGTCGTCGGACTGAGCCAGCTGCGCGTCGCCCGCGTGCACCGCGAGGTGGACGCCGTCGGCACCCATCCGCTGCGCGCGATGGTCGGTGACCTGCGTGAAGGTGTCGCGTACATGGTCCGCACGCCTTGGCTGCTGGGCACGCTGCTGTTCGCGTGCGGCTGGGTGCTGCTCATGATGGGCCCGATCGACGTGCTGCTGCCCTTCGCAGTGCGTGACCACGCCGGCGGCGGCCCGGGCGACTTCGCCTTGGTGCTCGCCGGGTTCGGGGTCGGCAGCGCGATCGGCTCGCTGGCGGTGGCGTCCTGGCGGCTGCCGCGCCGGTACCTGACGGTACTGGTGGCTTCCTGGAGCATCGGCAGCGTGCCGCTCGTGGCGGTCGGCCTGACAAACCAGCTGTGGGTGATGGTGGCGGCGGTGTTCGTCGTCGGCGTCACGAGCGGGATGGGCAACGTCATCTGGGGCACGCTGCTCCAACGGCGGGTGCCGCCGGCGATGCTCGGCCGGGTCTCCAGTCTGGACTTCTTCGTCTCGTTGTTGCTCATGCCGGTGTCGATGGCGTTGGCCGGGCCGGTGGGTGAGGCGATCGGGCTGCGGCCGGTGTTCATGGTCGCGTCGCTGGTGCCCGTGCTGTTCGGGGTTGCGGTGTGGGTCTTCGCGCGGATGGCGAAGGACGAGGTCGCGCACCCGTTGGAGGCGACGGTCCCAGACGCGGAGCACGCCCTGGCGGGTTGA
- a CDS encoding ABC transporter permease, with translation MVASELTKLRLRSTVVAMTVAVVLVVAVGAAMAIGVLVQEVPADGLADAPVGAPATAALTGVEAAVYAVAALGVIAVTGEFASRSIATTFAAVPRRSRVVLGKALAVGVLVLAVTLPAMLLTFAATQVILGRAGIAVSLADPGVLRAMVGAALYLTVVAVLAGGLGWLLRSTAGAYMVLIGVLVLVPALATLLPGDLAAAVLPYLPSAAGTAMMQLEDTGQLAPWVGFGVFVLYAVGTLVIAAAVVRRRDVR, from the coding sequence GTGGTCGCCTCCGAGCTGACCAAGCTCCGGCTGCGGTCCACCGTCGTGGCTATGACCGTCGCCGTGGTGCTTGTCGTGGCCGTCGGGGCCGCCATGGCCATCGGCGTGCTGGTCCAAGAGGTGCCCGCGGACGGCCTGGCCGACGCCCCGGTCGGTGCGCCCGCCACGGCGGCGCTGACCGGTGTGGAGGCAGCGGTCTACGCCGTCGCCGCCCTCGGGGTCATCGCCGTCACCGGCGAGTTCGCGAGCCGGTCCATCGCCACCACGTTCGCCGCAGTGCCGCGCCGGTCGCGGGTCGTCCTCGGCAAGGCCCTGGCCGTGGGGGTCCTGGTGCTGGCCGTCACGCTCCCCGCCATGCTCCTCACGTTCGCGGCGACCCAGGTGATCCTGGGCCGGGCCGGCATCGCGGTGTCGCTGGCGGACCCCGGGGTGCTGCGGGCCATGGTCGGTGCCGCCCTGTACCTGACCGTGGTGGCGGTGCTCGCCGGCGGCCTCGGCTGGTTGCTGCGCAGCACCGCCGGCGCCTACATGGTGCTGATCGGGGTGCTGGTGCTCGTGCCCGCGCTGGCGACCCTCCTGCCCGGGGACCTGGCCGCAGCCGTGCTGCCGTACCTGCCCAGCGCCGCGGGCACCGCGATGATGCAGCTGGAGGACACCGGCCAGCTGGCCCCGTGGGTCGGGTTCGGGGTGTTCGTGCTCTACGCGGTCGGCACGCTGGTCATCGCGGCCGCCGTCGTGCGGCGCCGGGACGTGCGCTGA
- a CDS encoding maleylpyruvate isomerase family mycothiol-dependent enzyme, which produces MNDIWHVVHAERTALIDDLRALTASQWSTPSLCPGWDVHDILAHLVDDAKTTRLGFVRDLLAAGFHFDRLNAQGVERERAEDPARTLERFETVCSRTTSAPVPRASRLVEAFVHGEDIRRPLGVRHDYPAAHVATALRYQVSTSVKMGGGKERAQGLRLVATDTDLTMGTGEEVRGTTIALLLAVSGRPAGPEDLAGPGAVAFS; this is translated from the coding sequence ATGAACGACATCTGGCACGTGGTCCACGCCGAGCGCACGGCGCTCATCGACGACCTCCGGGCGTTGACGGCGTCACAATGGTCCACACCGAGCCTGTGTCCCGGGTGGGACGTCCATGACATCCTCGCCCACCTGGTCGACGACGCGAAGACCACCAGGCTGGGGTTCGTCCGTGACCTCCTCGCCGCCGGCTTCCACTTCGACCGTCTCAACGCCCAGGGCGTCGAACGGGAACGCGCGGAAGACCCCGCCCGCACGCTGGAACGGTTTGAGACAGTATGCAGTCGCACGACCAGCGCGCCGGTGCCGCGCGCCAGCCGGCTGGTGGAGGCGTTCGTGCACGGAGAAGACATCCGACGCCCGCTGGGCGTCCGCCACGACTACCCGGCCGCCCATGTAGCGACCGCGCTGCGCTACCAGGTCAGCACCAGCGTGAAGATGGGCGGCGGCAAGGAACGCGCCCAGGGCCTGCGCCTGGTGGCCACTGACACCGACCTCACCATGGGCACAGGCGAGGAGGTGCGCGGTACGACCATCGCCTTGCTGCTGGCGGTGTCCGGGCGCCCCGCCGGCCCGGAGGATCTCGCCGGCCCCGGGGCTGTCGCCTTCTCCTGA
- a CDS encoding ATP-binding cassette domain-containing protein, with protein MIEIRDLTKVYGSTTAVDHLTVTVRPGVVTGFLGPNGAGKSTTMRAVLGLDRPTAGEVLVAGRPFAEHPDPMHTLGALLDAGAVHPARTAHRHLTALARSNGIGPRRVQEVIDLVGLGNVAHRRAGTFSLGMSQRLGIAAALLGDPPVIMLDEPVNGLDPDGIRWIRTLLRSLAAEGRTVFVSSHLMSEMALTADHLIVLGRGRLIADVPLADLTSPLTAVRVRTPDGGRLAAALTRPGVTVTPAAAGAGADADADADALTVTGAGVDAIAAAALADGVLLTELTPLHDSLEDAYLALTRDDVEYSAQPAPISKALR; from the coding sequence ATGATCGAGATCCGCGACCTGACGAAGGTCTACGGCAGCACCACCGCCGTCGACCATCTCACGGTCACCGTCCGGCCGGGCGTCGTCACCGGCTTCCTCGGCCCCAACGGGGCCGGCAAGTCCACCACCATGCGCGCCGTCCTCGGCCTGGACCGGCCCACCGCCGGCGAGGTGCTGGTGGCCGGCCGGCCGTTCGCCGAGCACCCCGACCCCATGCACACGCTCGGCGCCCTGCTGGACGCGGGCGCGGTCCACCCCGCCCGTACCGCTCACCGCCACCTCACCGCGCTCGCCCGCTCCAACGGCATCGGGCCGCGACGGGTCCAGGAGGTCATCGACCTGGTCGGGCTCGGCAACGTCGCGCACCGCAGGGCCGGCACCTTCTCGCTCGGCATGTCCCAGCGCCTCGGGATCGCCGCCGCCCTCCTCGGCGACCCGCCGGTGATCATGCTCGACGAACCGGTCAACGGCCTCGACCCCGACGGCATCCGGTGGATCCGGACGCTGCTGCGGTCCCTCGCCGCGGAGGGCCGGACCGTGTTCGTCTCCTCCCACCTCATGAGCGAGATGGCGCTGACCGCCGACCATCTCATCGTGCTCGGGCGTGGGCGTCTGATCGCCGACGTCCCCCTGGCGGACCTCACGAGCCCGCTCACCGCCGTCCGGGTGCGCACGCCCGACGGCGGCCGCCTTGCCGCGGCCCTCACCCGGCCCGGCGTCACCGTCACCCCCGCCGCCGCCGGCGCCGGCGCCGACGCCGACGCCGACGCCGACGCACTGACCGTCACCGGCGCGGGCGTGGACGCGATCGCCGCGGCCGCCCTCGCCGACGGCGTCCTCCTCACCGAGCTCACCCCGCTCCACGACTCCCTCGAGGACGCCTACCTCGCCCTCACCCGGGACGACGTCGAGTACTCCGCCCAGCCCGCCCCCATCTCGAAGGCCCTCCGATGA
- a CDS encoding LOG family protein has translation MKQERGRTVEVESLADFDQRVGAGAEAMAGWHLQNVDLRGRGPVLRRLDPAGALFLGCGLEPVDEQSLRARGALVFPEVPDAPVRQYRASLYTPGELYDRLAGSYHATLDARVYGWSKQPPDLDRSLAKALHDHSIDDALHEFAAGRRLVGVMGGHALARGSAPYAAAAHLAHRLAGAGLTVATGGGPGAMEAANLGAYLSARPAGVLDAALDLLAVVPGFRPSVHGWARAAFDVLERWPDGVHSLGIPTWHYGHEPPNAFATDIAKYFKNAIREDVLLHLATAGIVFLPGAAGTVQEIFQDACENYYADRSGVAPMVLVGRWHWTETVPVWPVLQALGEGRDMGAHLHLVDSLDEAVAVLAADGGAAGLPARA, from the coding sequence GTGAAGCAGGAACGCGGCCGGACGGTCGAGGTCGAGTCGCTGGCCGACTTCGACCAGCGCGTCGGTGCAGGCGCCGAGGCCATGGCCGGCTGGCACCTGCAGAACGTCGACCTGCGAGGGCGTGGCCCGGTGCTGCGCCGGCTCGACCCAGCCGGAGCCCTGTTCCTCGGCTGTGGGCTCGAGCCGGTGGACGAGCAGAGCCTGCGTGCCCGCGGTGCCCTGGTCTTCCCGGAGGTACCCGATGCCCCGGTCCGGCAGTACCGCGCCAGCCTGTACACCCCGGGCGAGCTGTACGACCGGCTCGCAGGCAGCTATCACGCCACCCTCGACGCCCGCGTGTACGGGTGGTCAAAGCAGCCACCGGACCTTGACCGCAGCCTGGCCAAGGCACTTCACGACCACTCCATCGATGACGCGCTGCACGAGTTCGCCGCGGGTCGGCGGCTCGTCGGGGTGATGGGCGGGCACGCGCTGGCGCGTGGGTCAGCGCCCTATGCGGCGGCGGCCCACCTGGCCCACCGGCTGGCCGGGGCCGGTCTGACTGTAGCCACCGGCGGCGGGCCGGGCGCCATGGAGGCGGCGAACCTCGGCGCCTACCTGTCCGCCCGGCCGGCCGGTGTGCTGGACGCGGCCCTGGACCTGCTCGCCGTCGTCCCTGGTTTTCGGCCGTCGGTGCACGGCTGGGCCCGGGCCGCCTTCGACGTGCTGGAGCGATGGCCGGACGGCGTGCACTCCCTGGGCATCCCCACCTGGCACTACGGGCACGAGCCGCCCAACGCCTTCGCCACCGACATCGCCAAGTACTTCAAGAACGCCATCCGCGAGGACGTGCTGCTGCACCTGGCCACGGCCGGGATCGTGTTCCTGCCCGGGGCGGCGGGCACGGTCCAGGAGATCTTCCAGGACGCGTGCGAGAACTACTACGCCGACCGCTCCGGGGTGGCCCCGATGGTGCTGGTCGGGCGCTGGCACTGGACGGAGACGGTGCCGGTGTGGCCGGTGCTGCAGGCGCTCGGCGAGGGCCGCGACATGGGTGCTCACCTGCACCTGGTCGACAGCCTCGACGAGGCGGTGGCCGTGCTGGCGGCAGATGGTGGCGCGGCAGGACTACCGGCTCGCGCCTGA
- a CDS encoding ABC transporter permease, protein MTAVSAPDKGLRRDAAARARTRPAKQSGTSRLATVGLPVLAVVIIAALWWLATVLFEIPEYLVPGPQVVTGRLVELGPYLLQQTWVTLGETLAGFVLSILIGIPVAMAIARFRVVELMIYPLLLAVNSVPKVAIAPILVVWMGFGQTPKIVMVILLCFFPIVLSTVSGLRSTPSELVELSRSLDASNLQEFRKIRFRWAMPQIFVGLKNAISLAVIGAVIAEFVGASSGLGFVIVQSGASADTALAFAAIVLLALISIVLFYLLVWLEKVLLPWAEENR, encoded by the coding sequence ATGACCGCCGTGAGCGCTCCGGACAAGGGGCTCCGCCGCGACGCTGCGGCACGCGCCAGGACGCGGCCGGCGAAGCAATCAGGCACGTCCCGCCTGGCGACCGTCGGACTGCCGGTCCTCGCCGTCGTCATCATCGCCGCGCTGTGGTGGCTCGCCACCGTGCTGTTCGAGATCCCCGAGTACCTCGTCCCAGGCCCGCAGGTGGTCACCGGCAGGCTGGTGGAGCTCGGCCCGTACCTGCTCCAGCAGACGTGGGTGACCCTGGGTGAGACCCTCGCCGGGTTCGTGCTGTCCATCCTCATCGGCATCCCGGTGGCGATGGCGATCGCCCGGTTCCGCGTGGTCGAGCTCATGATCTACCCGCTCCTGCTTGCCGTGAACTCGGTGCCGAAGGTGGCGATCGCCCCGATCCTCGTGGTGTGGATGGGGTTCGGCCAGACGCCCAAGATCGTCATGGTCATCCTGCTGTGCTTCTTCCCGATCGTGCTCTCGACCGTCTCCGGCCTGCGCTCGACCCCGTCCGAGCTCGTCGAGCTCTCGCGCTCGCTCGACGCGTCGAACCTGCAGGAGTTCCGCAAGATCCGGTTCCGGTGGGCGATGCCGCAGATTTTCGTCGGCCTCAAGAACGCCATCTCGCTGGCGGTCATCGGCGCGGTGATCGCCGAGTTCGTCGGTGCCTCTTCCGGGCTGGGCTTCGTCATCGTGCAGTCCGGTGCCAGCGCGGACACAGCCCTCGCCTTCGCAGCCATCGTCCTGCTTGCCCTCATCAGCATCGTGCTGTTCTACCTGCTGGTGTGGCTCGAGAAGGTCCTGCTGCCATGGGCGGAAGAGAACCGCTGA
- a CDS encoding PIN domain-containing protein, whose translation MDTEERLAVFLDYENLALGAREHLGGMTFDFGPIADALAVRGRVLVRRAYADWSYFDEDRRSLTRHQVELIEMPQKMGASRKNAADIKMVVDAIEMAFERDYISTFVMCTGDSDFSPLVHKLRELDKRVIGVGVENSTSRLLPPACDEFLFYDRLEGVEVPEETEPRERRSRSSRGTTTRREPATRSTTAEQPGGAPASVEPASPAEPEAVETEDQPEAETQPLEVLLAQTLAGLASAPGAVTASLLKRSLLRKDPTFSESDYGFRSFGEILKHLAERGIVELSKGPAAGDPEVSLPELGERDSAFELLREVVASADGFVLLSGLKNSLRKRRPDFSEKALGYRNFLQFCKAAQADEVVHLRWDDAAEDYIVSV comes from the coding sequence ATGGACACTGAAGAACGCCTGGCCGTCTTCCTCGACTACGAGAACCTCGCACTGGGCGCCCGCGAGCACCTCGGCGGGATGACATTCGACTTCGGGCCGATCGCCGATGCCCTCGCCGTGCGGGGAAGGGTCCTCGTACGTCGCGCCTACGCGGACTGGTCCTACTTCGACGAGGACCGGCGCTCCCTCACCCGCCACCAGGTCGAGCTCATCGAGATGCCCCAGAAGATGGGTGCGTCGAGGAAGAACGCCGCGGACATCAAGATGGTGGTGGACGCGATCGAGATGGCTTTCGAGCGTGACTACATCTCCACGTTCGTCATGTGCACGGGGGACAGCGACTTCTCGCCCCTCGTGCACAAGCTCCGCGAGCTGGACAAGCGGGTGATCGGCGTCGGTGTCGAGAACTCCACGTCCCGTCTGCTCCCGCCGGCGTGCGACGAGTTCCTGTTCTACGACCGGCTGGAAGGCGTCGAGGTCCCCGAGGAGACCGAGCCGCGTGAGCGGCGCTCGCGCAGCTCCCGCGGCACCACCACGAGACGTGAGCCCGCGACGCGCTCCACGACGGCGGAGCAGCCCGGCGGCGCGCCGGCGTCCGTGGAGCCGGCCTCGCCGGCCGAGCCGGAGGCCGTCGAGACCGAGGACCAGCCCGAGGCCGAGACCCAGCCCCTCGAGGTGCTCCTCGCCCAGACGCTGGCCGGACTCGCGTCCGCACCGGGCGCGGTAACCGCGTCGCTCCTGAAGCGTTCCCTCCTGCGCAAGGACCCGACGTTCAGCGAGTCCGACTACGGCTTCCGGTCCTTCGGCGAGATCCTCAAACATCTTGCCGAGCGGGGCATCGTGGAGCTCTCGAAGGGCCCTGCAGCCGGCGACCCGGAGGTCTCGCTGCCGGAGCTCGGCGAGCGGGACAGCGCCTTCGAGCTGCTTCGCGAGGTCGTCGCGAGCGCGGACGGGTTCGTGCTGCTCTCCGGCCTGAAGAACAGCCTGCGCAAACGGCGCCCAGACTTCAGCGAGAAGGCGCTCGGGTACCGCAACTTCCTCCAGTTCTGCAAGGCCGCGCAGGCGGATGAGGTGGTGCACCTGCGGTGGGACGACGCTGCGGAGGACTACATCGTCTCCGTGTGA
- a CDS encoding ABC transporter ATP-binding protein codes for MISIDAVSQVFTTRSGTVHALENINLEVATNEFVTLVGRSGCGKSTLLRIISGLITPTSGTVRVAGEPVVKPRRDVSVMFQRPALLPWRSVLDNILLPVEILKLDRASHTARAHDLLELTGLTGFEDKLPHELSGGMQQRVSLCRSLIQRPKVLLMDEPFSALDALTREELSVELQRIVAEESTTIVFVTHSIDEAVLLADRVVVLSPRPGRLREIVDVEIPRPRTLGQNAHAEDVTRVSARLHDLLMPEKEGAAA; via the coding sequence GTGATCTCGATCGACGCCGTCTCACAGGTCTTCACCACGAGGTCCGGCACGGTCCACGCCCTGGAGAACATCAACCTCGAGGTGGCCACGAACGAGTTCGTGACGCTGGTGGGCCGGTCCGGCTGCGGGAAGTCCACCCTCCTGCGCATCATCTCCGGGCTCATCACCCCCACCTCCGGGACGGTCCGGGTGGCGGGCGAGCCGGTGGTCAAGCCGCGCCGGGACGTCAGCGTGATGTTCCAGCGACCGGCGCTGCTGCCGTGGCGCTCGGTGCTCGACAACATCTTGCTGCCGGTGGAGATCCTCAAGCTCGACCGCGCCAGCCACACCGCACGGGCGCACGACCTTCTCGAGCTCACCGGGCTGACCGGCTTCGAGGACAAGCTGCCGCACGAGCTCTCCGGTGGCATGCAGCAACGCGTCTCGCTGTGCCGCTCGCTGATCCAGCGACCGAAGGTCCTGCTCATGGACGAGCCGTTCTCGGCGCTGGACGCCCTCACCCGCGAGGAGCTCTCGGTCGAGCTCCAGCGCATCGTGGCCGAGGAAAGCACGACGATCGTGTTCGTCACCCACTCCATCGACGAGGCGGTCCTCCTGGCCGACCGTGTCGTGGTCCTCAGCCCGCGTCCGGGCCGGCTGCGCGAGATCGTCGACGTCGAGATACCCCGGCCGCGCACGCTCGGCCAGAACGCGCACGCCGAGGACGTCACCAGGGTCAGCGCCCGGCTGCACGACCTGCTGATGCCGGAGAAGGAAGGTGCTGCCGCATGA
- a CDS encoding ATP-binding protein: MDRERSPATAGLAESFGGRLKQLREAAGLSQEELAERARISTDAVSALERGTRTRPYPSTVRALADALDLGPEDRAGLLASLPARGSPREPEPVSPRSRRRGPLPRAATPLLGRDEAVEALAALLTDPGRPLVTLTGPGGVGKSRLAAAAAAHVAARMPDGVAWVPLAPVIDESLVLPAIGQAVGVRGSDGEADVLAVLGELELLLVVDDLEHLRGAPLVVTEVLTQCPGVKVLATSRAPLRVRGETEFAVAPLRTPEPTETDPAAVLASPAAALLLDRGRAVRPGLVIHERDVPAVVQLCQRLAGLPLALELAAVGLRSLTPQELLDHLEEVLDADGPVDLPARQHSMRATLDWSYGLLTDRDRTSLRRLTVFTGGLTTAAAQAVLGTADVITSIDRLVTQSLLTAQPSPAGGTRYDLLAPVAQYARSLLTAAEDDDARLAHCRYFLDLAEHADLHRGQGQLERLRRLSEEDGNIAAAVDWAVRHDHHDLAARFTWALWRYWWLRGQVVPARRLVEEILAAELPDAERARALVAATALAEPDVGTALVRERCQAALTLARRGDDAEAESAACTRLGLLALEENDPAAAESHFRQGIDAGRRTGGDGAWFEAACLVFTSAARRHRHDDAGAVTSARTGLAAAEREGDRTLVAVALYNLAQAEHLLDDDAAARAHLETAVAISRGLGDAANLSYLLDAVAVLDSAAGAHERAAILLGAAAALRRAIGTAVYGYYAPDLAVRDAAALASRTALGPEGFEAARDDGARLGLEAAAALALVGPGAP; encoded by the coding sequence ATGGACCGCGAGCGGTCACCCGCGACTGCCGGCCTGGCCGAGTCCTTCGGCGGCCGCCTCAAGCAGCTGCGCGAGGCCGCAGGCCTCAGCCAGGAGGAGCTGGCCGAGCGGGCCCGGATCTCCACCGACGCCGTCAGCGCTCTCGAACGCGGGACCCGGACGCGCCCGTACCCCAGCACAGTGCGGGCCCTGGCCGACGCGCTCGACCTCGGGCCCGAGGACCGCGCCGGGCTCCTCGCGTCCCTGCCGGCACGCGGTAGCCCGCGCGAGCCGGAGCCGGTGTCACCGCGCTCACGCCGCCGCGGCCCGCTCCCCCGCGCGGCCACTCCGCTGCTCGGCCGGGACGAGGCCGTCGAGGCCCTCGCAGCCCTCCTCACCGACCCGGGCCGGCCGCTGGTGACGCTGACCGGGCCGGGCGGGGTGGGCAAGTCCCGGCTCGCCGCGGCGGCCGCCGCCCATGTCGCCGCGCGGATGCCCGACGGCGTGGCCTGGGTGCCCCTTGCCCCGGTGATCGACGAGAGCCTCGTCCTGCCGGCGATCGGCCAGGCCGTCGGCGTGAGGGGGAGCGACGGCGAGGCCGACGTCCTGGCCGTGCTCGGGGAGCTGGAGCTGCTGCTCGTCGTCGACGACCTTGAGCACCTTCGGGGGGCACCGCTCGTCGTCACGGAGGTCCTGACCCAGTGCCCCGGCGTGAAGGTCCTGGCCACGAGCCGGGCACCGTTGCGGGTCCGCGGTGAGACCGAGTTCGCGGTGGCGCCCTTGCGCACCCCGGAGCCTACGGAGACCGACCCGGCCGCCGTCCTGGCGTCCCCGGCCGCCGCACTCCTCCTGGACCGCGGCCGCGCAGTGCGCCCGGGGCTGGTCATCCACGAGCGCGACGTGCCCGCCGTCGTCCAGCTCTGCCAGCGCCTCGCGGGCCTGCCGCTCGCACTGGAGCTGGCTGCCGTCGGGCTGCGCTCGCTGACGCCGCAGGAGCTGCTTGACCACCTCGAGGAGGTGCTCGACGCCGACGGGCCGGTGGACCTGCCCGCCCGGCAGCACTCCATGCGCGCCACCTTGGACTGGAGCTATGGGCTCCTCACGGACCGGGACCGCACCAGCCTGCGCCGTCTCACCGTCTTCACCGGTGGCCTCACCACGGCCGCCGCGCAAGCAGTGCTCGGCACCGCGGACGTCATCACCTCCATCGACCGCCTGGTGACGCAGTCCCTGCTCACCGCGCAGCCGTCGCCGGCGGGCGGGACCAGGTACGACCTGCTGGCCCCGGTCGCCCAGTACGCCCGGTCCCTGCTGACGGCCGCTGAGGACGACGACGCGCGCCTCGCGCACTGCCGGTACTTCCTCGACCTCGCCGAGCACGCCGACCTGCACCGTGGGCAGGGCCAGCTCGAGCGGCTACGGCGCCTGAGCGAGGAGGACGGCAACATCGCCGCCGCCGTCGACTGGGCCGTGCGCCACGACCACCACGACCTCGCCGCACGCTTCACGTGGGCGCTGTGGCGCTACTGGTGGCTGCGCGGGCAGGTGGTGCCGGCGCGCCGGCTCGTGGAGGAGATTCTCGCCGCGGAGCTGCCCGACGCCGAGCGCGCCCGGGCACTCGTGGCCGCCACCGCCCTGGCCGAGCCCGACGTCGGCACCGCCCTGGTCCGGGAACGCTGCCAGGCGGCCCTCACCCTGGCCCGGCGCGGCGACGACGCCGAGGCCGAGTCGGCCGCTTGCACCCGCCTCGGCCTCCTCGCCCTGGAGGAGAACGATCCCGCCGCCGCGGAGAGCCACTTCCGTCAGGGCATCGACGCCGGCCGGCGCACCGGCGGCGACGGGGCGTGGTTCGAGGCCGCGTGCCTGGTGTTCACCAGTGCGGCGCGGCGCCACCGGCACGACGACGCCGGCGCCGTCACGTCCGCCCGGACCGGCCTGGCGGCCGCGGAGCGGGAGGGAGACCGCACCCTGGTCGCCGTCGCCCTGTACAACCTCGCCCAGGCCGAGCACCTGCTGGACGACGACGCCGCGGCCCGGGCGCACCTCGAGACGGCGGTGGCCATCTCGCGCGGACTCGGTGACGCGGCGAACCTCTCCTACCTGCTGGACGCCGTGGCGGTGCTGGACTCGGCCGCCGGGGCGCACGAGCGCGCGGCCATCCTGCTCGGGGCGGCGGCCGCCCTGCGCCGCGCCATCGGCACGGCCGTCTACGGCTACTACGCCCCCGACCTGGCCGTGCGCGACGCCGCAGCGCTGGCTTCGCGCACCGCCCTCGGGCCGGAAGGCTTCGAGGCTGCCCGCGACGACGGCGCGCGGCTCGGTCTCGAGGCTGCCGCCGCCCTTGCCCTCGTGGGCCCCGGCGCACCCTGA